One Gemmatimonadaceae bacterium DNA segment encodes these proteins:
- a CDS encoding tetratricopeptide repeat protein, giving the protein MKARQHQAIALATLLAGSLLGPGALSAQDQQLQRGQTPGPRFMVPVFRSNERNVGWQFADQLRQRMGQDFMGRTLWIIVKSDIDNALEQSGYSKTEPLNQNDAKQLANLIRAEEYVEGTINKTDAGYEFDGYHLLVRGDGMVQPLPKVTGAKVGDLAKGVSDAIEAARKPIEEVKSCVLKWRQNQYPGASSDAAKGLREYPNSVMSRVCQLEIAASQKQPPDSIIRIGEEITKLHADNRRALFLLSQAYETKKMDEKYISTLTRLLALDPTNIRLTETIVEAIARTGQFAVAKPIIDEAVKLNPGDPNLIRLQYRIYLAIKDYAAAATIGEDMIKTDTAAADTNFFGRQAAAYLAANDTAKALEAASRGTAKFPTNEGLWGLVAQFARQTGQMPVALNAYQKLLAINPKTPAINLQIARIQADQGQVDEALASVKLAQEAGDDKAQVSGIYTAIADRLRKQYDTDKQKPTAQKALEVLKLAEAVQPSETVYFLTGVISFQLGAAVLQEANTAKSCDQSREAKTLFTDAEINLPKGGRTFAQQLGPVMAQLQQYSSYPDQMIKAYCK; this is encoded by the coding sequence GTGAAGGCACGGCAGCATCAGGCGATCGCTCTCGCGACCTTGCTCGCAGGCTCCCTGCTCGGACCGGGTGCACTGTCGGCCCAGGACCAGCAGCTCCAGCGCGGGCAGACGCCCGGGCCCCGGTTCATGGTTCCGGTCTTCCGCAGCAACGAACGCAACGTCGGCTGGCAGTTCGCCGACCAGCTTCGTCAGCGCATGGGCCAGGACTTCATGGGCCGCACCCTGTGGATCATCGTCAAGAGCGACATCGACAACGCGCTCGAGCAGTCCGGCTACTCCAAGACGGAGCCGCTCAACCAGAACGATGCCAAGCAGCTGGCCAACCTGATCCGGGCCGAAGAATACGTCGAAGGCACGATCAACAAGACCGATGCCGGCTACGAATTCGACGGCTACCACCTGCTGGTGCGTGGCGATGGCATGGTGCAGCCGTTGCCCAAGGTGACGGGGGCCAAGGTGGGCGACCTCGCCAAGGGCGTCTCCGACGCCATCGAAGCGGCGCGCAAGCCGATCGAAGAGGTCAAGAGCTGCGTTCTCAAGTGGCGCCAGAACCAGTACCCGGGCGCGAGCAGTGACGCCGCCAAGGGCCTCCGCGAGTACCCCAACTCCGTGATGTCGCGAGTCTGCCAGCTCGAGATCGCCGCGTCCCAGAAGCAGCCGCCCGATTCGATCATCCGGATCGGCGAGGAGATCACGAAGCTCCACGCGGACAACCGTCGAGCGCTCTTCCTCCTCTCGCAGGCCTACGAGACGAAGAAGATGGACGAGAAGTACATCTCGACGCTCACGCGCCTCCTCGCCCTCGACCCGACCAACATCCGCCTCACCGAGACCATCGTCGAGGCAATCGCACGCACCGGGCAGTTTGCCGTGGCCAAGCCGATCATCGACGAAGCCGTCAAGCTGAATCCGGGTGATCCGAACCTGATCCGCCTGCAGTACCGCATCTACCTGGCGATCAAGGACTACGCGGCGGCCGCGACGATTGGCGAGGACATGATCAAGACCGATACCGCCGCGGCCGACACCAACTTCTTCGGCCGTCAGGCGGCCGCGTACCTGGCCGCCAACGACACGGCCAAGGCGCTCGAGGCCGCATCGCGTGGTACCGCCAAGTTCCCGACCAACGAGGGGCTGTGGGGCCTCGTCGCGCAGTTTGCCCGCCAGACGGGACAGATGCCGGTCGCGCTCAACGCCTACCAGAAGCTCCTCGCCATCAATCCAAAGACCCCGGCCATCAACCTGCAGATCGCGCGCATTCAGGCGGACCAGGGCCAGGTCGACGAAGCCCTCGCATCGGTGAAGCTGGCGCAGGAGGCCGGCGACGATAAGGCGCAGGTCTCCGGAATCTACACGGCGATTGCCGATCGGCTGCGCAAGCAGTACGACACGGACAAGCAGAAGCCCACCGCGCAAAAGGCGCTCGAAGTGCTCAAACTGGCCGAAGCGGTGCAGCCGTCCGAAACGGTGTACTTCCTCACCGGCGTTATCAGCTTCCAGCTGGGCGCGGCCGTTCTGCAGGAAGCGAATACCGCCAAGAGCTGCGATCAGTCCCGTGAAGCCAAGACCCTGTTCACCGACGCCGAGATCAACCTGCCCAAGGGCGGCCGGACGTTCGCGCAACAGCTTGGCCCGGTGATGGCGCAGCTCCAGCAATACAGCAGCTACCCGGACCAGATGATCAAGGCCTACTGCAAGTAA